In Hemicordylus capensis ecotype Gifberg chromosome 17, rHemCap1.1.pri, whole genome shotgun sequence, the DNA window TGTAAAATAACCTTGCTTTCTAAAGaaggccagaacagaacccaaTTGTCATAACAATGCATGTTGCACCTGTGGAATTTACCACAGAGTGCAGAACTAACAATTCAGTAGAAAATGCAAGGATtcctttatttccccccctttaagtTTCTAGTCCACATGGCGAttgactttttctttttaactatgtGTTCTTGTTATTCATATAGGTATCACATAACAAGATACAACAGTCAACATTTCCAGGTGTTATAAAACTTATCAACAGAATCCAATTTAGTGTTCAGCTGCTCAGAGATTTCCAGTAAAAACAGAtccgtctttttaaaaaagagccaaTTTTTCAGAAATGAAAATCACTTGTTTCAGCGGCTGACATTCTGGGCAGATGCCAACATCCAGTGCACAGAAGCTGTTCTTATTTTtcattcttattttttatttaaaagatttatatgctgccattcttcCTAAATGAATTCATGGCGACTGACAGCAACGTTAATTTAAAAATGGGGTAAAATGGAGTCTCTAAAATTGTAGAAGTGCAGGGTAAGAATATCATTAAAACAGGTCAatcacaaaaaatatatatacaaacgggaaggcctgctgaaataaaaatgttgttgttgactacaactcccatcatccccagccaaaggccattgcagctgaggataatgggaattgtagtcaacatctgggaatccctgttatagggaacactaaCACTGCCCCTCACCCTTTTTCGAGACCTTGCCACAAAGGGCCCACACTGTGGTCTATTTGTGGTTAAAGCAAGGGGCATGTTCCTTTTCCTCCACCACAAAGGAAATGccagccccttaaatgcctgaaTCAGACCTTCTGTGTACGAAAATATATCCTCCCCCAAGCTGACCATGAATCTCAACTTTCCTCAAGCCGGGAATATGGTCATCCATCATGGAACAGCTGGTATGTTCTCAGCAAAATGTTAGAGAAATGCAACGTGGGAAGGTTACTGGGTGCATTACACCAACAGTTCTCTCACTTGTCCATGTTGGCTCCGACTTCTCCATCACAAATGGAAAGCCAGCCATGAAGTGCCTGAATCAGACCTGTCTATAGATAACATCCTCCCATTCAAGTTGACCATGAATTTCAGCTTTCCTTAAGCCGGGAACGTGGTCATCCATCATGGAACAGCTGGCATTCTCTGGCATGAACATACAGCTGGTATGTTCAATCACGGAACAGGACATGCTAGAAAAGGCAGAGCGGAGAGGTTGTTGGGTACTTTACACACAAATAGTCCTCTCACTGGTCCATATGGGAGTCCTCCTGCTCCATCTCAGGATGTGGGCGCTATGGGGAGAAATGGGACTCCAAAATAACAATGGCAACATGGCATGTAACAACCCAGCAACAATGCCTTAGAAAGCCGATTTACCAAGCATGTTGGTGGGCATGCCGAGGAGGGTGTGCATCAAATCGTGGACTTCTCGGTACCGCTGGACCACATAGGCCAGTTCCTCGTCATCTACGAACTTGGCGGGCATCCTCGTGTCTGGAGAAACCTTCTGCCAATCAGAACAAAGACAGCTTCACATCTAGATagatgccgagtcagaccactgggtcaTCGAGCTCACTATTGTTGGcattgaccagcagcagctctccaaggtctccggcaggagtctcccccagccctgcttggagatgctgccagggactgaacttgggaccttctgcctgatGGTCTTCCTCTGAGCTACATCCACATCCTCTAaatcaggaagctgcctcataccaagtcagatcctttTTCCCATctggctctgactggcagcggcttccccaaggtttcaggcaggggtatttcccagccctacccggagatgatgccagggaaggaacctgggaccttctgcatgcaaggcagatgttctaccactgagctgcggccccatccccttgttCTGGAACAGGGGTagggcaaccttggttctccactagtgatgatgggagctgtcgttcAGGGACAGCTCAACAGCCAGGATTGCCACTCCCTGTTATGCAACCTGGAGAGAAAAACCACCGAGGTCCTATTTAGTTGCTAAACAGACCGAACATTATGATCCCTTGCACAAATTCAGTTGCTGTCAGTTGTCGATAGACTGAGCCCAGGGTTTCGGAGTTATGGGGAGAGCCGGAGGAGagttggtggtagcaagcatgaactgtcccccctttgctaagcaggatccaccctggtttgcatttgaatgggaggctacatgtgtgagcacagtaagaccTTCCGCAGAGGGGATGGGgtcaccctgggaagagcacctgcctgcttgcatgcagaaggttctaaattccctccctggcatctaaaTCTAGGTTCTAAATTCCAGGTTCTCAAATTCCTTAATTTCTAAATTCCAGGTTcgtgagcatctaggttctaaattcccaccctggcatctcaagatagggccgagagagactcctcctgcctgcagctttggagaagccgctgccagtctgtgtagacaatactgagctagacagaccgatggtctgactcagtatatggcagcttccgatgttgcAGCCGGCCCTACTTGCATTACATTCCAGCTGGCCCTACTTACATTATCATCCAGAAACCGGACATATTCTCGACCAAAGGTCCCGTCAGGAAGTGCCCGGAGCCCAGAGATATCCAGCGTGGAGAGGCGTATCCGAGGACGCTCTCTGTAAGGGAAGTGAGCATGACTGGGTCAGCCTATGAAATCCCCCAGAAAGGCTGAAGGCTCCACCCACTGAAACAGGCCATCAGCTCTGACTCTAGGAAAATGGCGGTGATGCTCTCTAAACACTGTAGAAATATGGAGCACACAGCTCAGCGAAGCTGCAACAGGGAACCATGGCTTTCCACTATGCGGATGGGCCTCTGTGAGCCCAAGGTCAGCATGCTCCTTTCCCAATCACGCACTGCAGGGTTAGAAAAAGAAAGCTTTTACTTTCACGTTGAAGTAAACCATGGTTCTGCTCGTCTGGAAACTGAGGTCTATTAACTTAGGGGATCCCCGGTTCAATTAGGGGATCCCCGGTtccatccctggtggcatctccaattagggctgggaaagactcctgtctgaaacctcagagacctgctgccagtctgctgcCGGGTGGCCCCTTCGGGACTTAAACTacagccaggagcggcttttccctacagggaagagctgctcctggctgcgccgTGAACACAGCGGccctttaactcccgaacggagctaaaccagcacccccgcgtctgatgggggcgtgtcggggccgcaaagcgcggcccctgattgggcacggcctgggttctttgaacccgttggcccaatggtggctctgcccctgcaagacgcatttgttcacccgggcttttaattagatactgttttaattgtgttttaatagttttaactttttaaaattttaatggttgaagtgttttaatcttttaattggttgtttttattctcttggaaaccgcccagagaacttgcattctgGGCGGGACAgaaatgtgtaaaataataaataaatagttcctgCCAGAGAAGAAATCAGGAGCTGAAACTATGATTTACAACCCTAAATGCATCCCCACTCTTTGGAAGGGGAGAGCTGGGCTGGAGTGACGCTCTGGTTAGGGAGAGGATCAGGTGTAGCccagctcaggcagggaggggTGGCGAGATCTCTCTCTGGTGAAACCTAAACATAAGAAGTTAATTGAGAGCAGAAAATTAAGAAGCTCTCCTACGCAGGGTGTGCTGAGGCAGTTTAGGTAAATCCACCTGGCACTTTGGGTGGAAATGTGGAAAGGGAGTTTTGGAATAagagctgtgttccctctaacagggattcccagatgttgtggactacaactcccagaatccccagctgcagtggcttttgattggggattctgggagttgtagtcaacaacatctgggaatccctgttagagggaacactgaataaGAGCTCTCGTTAAGAACAGAGAGAGCTCTTGTTAAGAAAGAGCTTGAACTCATTCCAGAAAGGAGCAAGAAGTATTCAACACAGCCAGAGTAAAATCAATCCTCCAGAAAATGTCAATGACATCCCCTGAAATgtctataagaacataggaagctcccttatgaggagaagaaagaaaagaaaagaaaaaaagaaaaggaaaggaaaaaaaggaaagaaaaaaaaggggaaaaaggaAATTGAGAAAATcatggtgtgtgttttaaaaagaaaatgagatCTATTTACTGTTTCGCCACCCTTTTAATTTCTCTTCCCAAAGATACTGAAAGTGGGTGAACTAATCCACCTATGCGACCTTGTCCGTGAATAGACGTCCTGTTCCCAAATAGTACCAACACTTGTAACAGAATCCTTCCTTGGCTAAAAGCTAAGAAAAACCTATTAACACACTGTAGGATCCGGTATCCCTCCGGGTCGTTCCTCATCCTCTCTCGGAGCTTCTGCAGAGCCAGATAGCCGGTTGTCTCCCCGAGAACAGCCACCATATCTGAAAAGGGAGTACAAAAGTGAGATGGAGAAAAGAGGTGACGCGAAAAAAATAAACCACCGAGCATCGAGCAAATCAGAGCCTCCCTGGTTTCGAATGAAAACCAGGTCGACCTGGATAAATGTGCTTATGATCTTGATAATTCAACACACCAGGCAAACCAGAGCCTCAAAAGAGCCACTATTCtaaacgaaagaaagaaagaaagaaagaaagaaagaaagaaagaaagaaaggaaggaaggaaggaaggaaggaaggaaggaaggaaggaaggaaggaagagaaaatgggAGTCAGAACCCCTTTATGATTTGCTGGAAGTTACACCGAGATTTGCCttagggaggggagctggttggccacaagcatgaatggtctcctttgctaagcagggtctgccctggtttgcatttggatgggcaaccaTGTGAGCACTACGatttattccccttagggcagctgcaataaattgccgctggggatgctgggagttgtagttcagcaacatctggaggaaccctgattaggaaccactgccttaggggatagcctgtagagatgtgcacagaacacgTGCGCACTCACTCATGCACATGTTGGGGGGCGCAAGCGACATGTGCACATGCCAGCGTGCACATGCGCGCTGGGTACTTCTTGTCAATTTTAGTATAGGTGCTGCCGAAGCAAGCACACCGATTCACCTGCCGCTTCTGGTCCAACAAggctgctgccctgccggaccCTTCTGAAGtgtagtgccagtgggggaaacgcggtgggaggggtaggagcaccctccccctgccttaaagggatctcccccccccaccgccttcgaaccggcagtggttcacatccctaatcaccTGCTTTCAGGAAAGAGAGCAATTCAGTGCAAGAGCATCCTTTCATTtgtttacatctatgtaaaccgctttgggaacttttgcgggaaagcggcatataaatattcagcgTCTTTGTCTGCTTCGCAAGCaataggtcccaggttcactccctggcagcatctcccgggatggctggaaaggactcctgcctgaaatcttgggagagccactgccagtcagagcagacaatagtgagctagacggGCCAAGGGTCGGACTCTGACTGAGGATGAGACAGCTTCCTACTTTTCTATCCCAACCGACTGCCCGCCCACCCTGGAGTTGTCTTAAGAAGCTCACGGCTTCCACACAGCGGCAAACGGCGACTCACCATGCCGGTAGGGATCGTACAACGCCATGCATGCTGAGCCTGCAGCCAGCAGGGCTTTCTGCAGAGGGGTGGTTGGGATGTGGCCAGGATACAGCGGGCAATATTTCTCCTCTTCCATGGGGCTGTCGGCTGCTGAGGACTGGCTGGCAGAGCAGCGCGGGCCCGTCCTACCTGAAGGAAAACGGCCTCATCAGAGGACAATAGGTTAGAAGTAATATGCAGGTGGAGAGAGAATACATTTCTGCTCCAGTTAAGACTTCTTTTACTTTGTTTCACTTCTGCTGGGATGGGttcaggcaggggttctcaagcctggGTCTTGAGATGCCAGACTACAATGCCTATCatcccctgctgctgcagctaaagtggcagggggtgatgggagttgtagtccagcaatatctggggacccggGTCACCCTAACCTTGGGCCAGGGTGACTCAGAAATTGCCAGGATCCATCTTCAGAGCAGCTGtgcacactgcacacagattgtgcGAGTGTTGAACACAAGACGCGAAGAGGACTTGTGTGTATGTTGctgtatttactcaaatagaagatgactcttaATTTAAGACATCCCCTTAAAAATgcaggttaaatataggttatacgtGTGCTtaccctgaaaggaagaggactttggATTGAATACAATCGcttgatttctaatattaaagaacttgggggaaaacctagtcttggattcataAATTGGGTAATTTGGTATATGGAGGCTGTTTAATTTTACCTAGCAACCTttatttcctgtttttgtgccacatttttttttttttggcctcaaAATCTCTGTAATCTCTTTGTTAATTCACGTTATTTTGTTGACAATgtaaaaaaaagtattttaaaccaGGCACCCAGCTTTCAGCTGGTGACAGTTGAATGTTTTCTATTCCTGCATTTCTCCCCCTGTTATATATGTTTGGTTTGCAAACATTTgctaaaaagattaaaaaataaacagttaaaccattttttcattCGGAGTCATGTCAATTACATTGCAAGGAGCCAGATGCATGAAACGTACCTGAACCAGTTTAAAAACCTTTGCAAAAATGTCAGACTGGTTACTGAAACACTTCTAGGGATACTCAATCAGAACCAAACCCAAATttccatatttacctgaatccaagactagccccCCCCGCCAAGTTCTTTGACGTTAGAAATCAgtgccttaaattcagagtgttctttcttttgggtaaatacaggtataacctgtttttaaggggggaggggtgttccCGACTCGTCTTAAATTCGGAGTTGTCTTCTATTTAGGTAAATACGGTTCTAAAGCTAGGATTCCAGCCCTTGAAATTCtgaggaggggaggaagcctaAAAACTCTACAGCATGTGTTTGAACgttaagaacttttaaaaatgtataaagtGGATCTCCAACATTTCCCTCAAGACTCAAAACAGGACGACTTTTTAGCAGGGTTAGGCAGGGTTTAGCACGTTTTAGCAGGGTTAGGGATCAGAAATGCCCTTCAAGGGAGAagagaaacagaacacaaaaacaCTTGCCTGTGATCATGCAGGAAGCAAAAACTCTTCTCAGATTTACTACACCAGGCAGGAAACTTTGAGCCCTTCTGGGTAGCAACAATCCCAtagcttattattattttcctaaAATCAATGCGGAATCAAGATGAATTAAAACATGCATTTGCAAGAACGTTCTACCCGGCTTTGAATGCAAGCAGGATATTGCTCTAGGCAATCTTAGTGCAGCCCAGAAACCCCGCTTTTTGCATGGCCTCTTGTTCGGCAATGCAAAGTGCAAACACAAACCCGTCCTCCCAGCACGTTGAGTCGAGCAGGATAGAAGGAACGCACAGAACAGCAAGACCAGCGGTTAGTAGTTCGCCCCCTGCTGGCAGCTAAAAATCCAGCGACTGCTTCTAGTAAGAGCAAATATCACTGATTGTGTGCCTGTTTCTAAAGTGTATTTATAACATGCACaaggcagagaatggaagagtcTCTTTTCTGAGCCTCAGTGCCGTCTCcttcgtttttgttttttttaatgagttttaaatcCTCCAGTTTATCCACCTTCCCCTGTTTTAGCATCCTAGTTCTTGTTCCCGGGAGGACCTTATTTTAAGTGCGCTCAATATGGCGGCGCTCTCTAGGGGGACCAATTTGAATGCGACACGCgtaggcagcagcagccgctgcaAGCCGCCGCAGGAGGAAGCCATTCCGCCATGAGGGTCGCAAAGGCTGGCTTGCACGGCTTGTTTGCTGTgtataagcctccgggggtgccCTGGTTCTCCGTGCGGGAGACGGTAGAGACCCAGCTCCTGAAAGGTGAGCGTTTTGCTGAAGGAACATTGGAGGCTGCTTTCTGCCGAGTCACAcccttagtctatctagctcagtattgtcgacccagattggcagcggctgctgcaggcaggaatctggagTTTTGGAGATTGCGGGGTGCGGGGGCgtctgggaccctctgcatgagAACAGGCAGGTGCTTTTGCCCGAGCAGCCCCCTCTCCTAAGGGAATATGGTATAGTATTcacacatgtggtttcccattcaaatccaaaccagggtggaccctgcttagcaaaagggacaaagaacctaggaagctaccttataccggtccatctagctcaccatTCTCTATGTGCTATCAgactacacactgactggcagcggctctccaagcttgcaggtgggagtctctcccagccctacctggagatgctgtcagggattgaacctgggaccttctgcatgccaagcagatgctcttcccctgagctgcagccccagggGAATGAATATCTTAAGAGgatgaatatcttacagcagacagtgcacaTATTTAGAtccccacccaaatgcaaaccagggcagaccctgcttagcaaaggggacaattcatgctccctaccTCAAGACCAGGAGGAGAGGTCTTCAACTCTCTGCTCTGTGCTAcagcttaggaacacaggaagctgccgtatactgagtcagaccattggtccatctagttcaatattgtctacacagactggcaacggcttctccaaggttgcaggcaggagtctctctcagccctatcttggagatgctgacagggagggaacttggaaccttctgctcttcccagagtggctccatcccctgaggggaatctcttccagtgctcacatttctagtctcccattcatatgcaaccagggtggaccctgcttagcaaaggggacaaggcatgcttgctaccacaagaccagctctcctctccaggcccACTATCTTGGGGATGTCTGACCAGCTCCCATATACTGGAGTGGGGGGATGAGATGCTTTAACAATAGGGAGCTggagttgggtttttaaaaaaaaattacttaagATTGCTTTTTAAATcacttgattttaaaaatatatatctgcagATCTGAATTCACTAGAGCGACCAGCACCACGACAACACGTCCGATTTCTGCCAGGGACAGTGGAAGGGAGTCATGGAAAGGAGTTGACAATGACGGTTACGCAGGTGCCTGTCCTGGCTGATCATCCGCTAGGTAAGATTTGGGAAGGAGCTGATGTTCTGGATGGGGCATGGCAGAGGATCTATGAGCCTGCCCCTACTTTAAGATCTTCCTTAAACAGGTCCTTCTCCAGGTTCCTGCACTGTTGGAGTTGTGGTGGAGGGTTGTCTGAGACAGGGCTTTCTTAGCAGTGGCCCCCACATTATGGAATTCGTTCCAAGGGGAGGCTTACTCCACCCCCTCTCTGCTGATCTTCACTCAGGGGCAAAGGTGGTGCTTTCCAGgaagcctacttcacagggttgttgtgaagagaaacttaagtatgtagtacaccactctgggctccttggaggaagagtggaatataaaatgtaaaataataataatattgacaaTGTCTTGGTTGGCTGTTCTTAGTGGTTGTTTCCTACCACCAATCAAACGAGTTTCCTCTCcatttcctgttgtgtttttgtCTAGTTTTGTTGTGTGCCTATCTTGGTATGGTGACTtaaatttgatgatgatgattatcatCATCAGAGATGCACCgctcagagatgcaggttttgggcagtatataaataaatacataaataaataattatttaataGACCTTGATAAAAAAAATTTGGTTCTAGGAGCCAGCCAAACATCTAAGAGTCAGGCACTTGACCAAATTGCTGTACTTAGTagtagttgtttttgttttttatatcccactttgtCCAAAGACCCCAGGGCAAGTTACTTGGTGATGGGCAttgtggaaggagagagagagaagtttatttggtcattgaccagcaaacggggagagtaaatgggctttaaaaaatagcctttatttttaaaataaaattattatttacgTCCCAacagctttggaacgtgctccctgctgaaataagagcctcctaatctctgacagcttttaaaaagtttttgacGTTTTTatctgttcagccaggcttttaatcaaatattattttaatagttttaacgctgtttttaaacattgttttacatttttaaaaaatgcttgtaatgttttaacttttctgttgtcgtttattttgttttaactaatgtttttaactttttctgttgtttgttttgcttcgtcgtaaaccacccagagatgtaagttttgggcgctagaaaaatatgttaaataaacaagcaTCCTTAGAACAGAAATAGGGCTGCCAGGGACAAATAAAGACTTACTAAAGTCTTTAACTTGATTAACTTTAACtttaactctacctctgaatatcttaGTCTCGGTGTCGTGGTTAAATGTTTAGGCATCCTGGAGCCTGGGGTTCCTCAAGACCTGATTatcaacaatatttatatacaagtctttaaaagcgggggggggggggagctttgtACATTATCGCAAAAGCTATGGGGAAATGCGTCTTTGTTCCAAAAGAGCTCACGGTCTagaaacacacatgcacatgagacaccagcaacagctgctagaGACATGATGTGCttggttggatagggacagttgctctccccgggctaaatacaagagaatacaTTTTGAGAAGGTGCCACTTGGCCCAGTTAGGAGGGATGACTCACAAACTGTGTGCCATGGGAGGGCCTGAAGATAATTCTCTCTCCCAAAGGCGCTCACAGTAGAAAAAGAaacgacaccagcaacagccactggagggctgctgtgctggggatggatagggccgatTGCTCTCCCGCTACTAAAtacctctaagtaccagttgcaggggagcaacagcaggagagagggcatgccctcacctctggcctgtgggcctctgtgtgaaacaggattctgggctagatagacctcgggcttgatccaacaggggggttcttatgttcctatttatttatgtatttgacaaatttgtacactgccccaaactttcatctctgggtgcttAACGATAagctaaaacaagttaaaacatacacacaaacttaaaacaatttagacaatctaaaagcCCAAACagatttaaaacttaaaacttgaaaaagctgaaaaagcgtGGGTGacgaggtgggttttcaagtgcttcgTAAAAACTGTCAGGGATGgagaggattgtatttcagtagggaataCTACTGAATACAATATAAGAGCACGGCCCCCTGAAAAGGTGCCTTTTAGTCCAGTTATGTATTTCCAAATGTGGTTAGGCACTGTGTCGACCAAAAGGCAGGTACAAGTGATGTAATAAATGGAAACAGGAAAACGGGTCATTCTCTGAAGCGACCTATTGAAGTCTTGTGTTCTGGGATAGTTATGAAGAGTTTGATAAAATTGAGGGATTAAAACCTAGCTTGCATAAGCAGCAGGTGATgtagtaaacctgtgtctggatgTACCATGTGAACCTGGCTTTTCTGTGCTCCAGTGGAGCCAGAAGATACATAGAGCCCCACTTCAACAGGATTTCAGTATGTCTCTGCAGACCCAAATTCTGTGATAATTTAACCCAGGGGTTATAGGCTCTGGCTTAGCCCTGAACTGTTGGTTCATAGTCCTGCTTCTCTCCTCCAGCCCCTTGCTTCATTTCCCACAGAGATCTAAATTAGGCATACGTGTCCAACTTTGTATTTTTCCTCTACAGTTTCTGGACCCATGTTCACCCACCTGAAAATCGGAACAGGTCACCTCCTGGATACAAAGTCGTCAGGGGTATTTGGTAAGTAATAGATGCCTTGCATTTGCCCGTATTAATCTGCCAGAGACCGCCGTTTATCGTCTTGGGCCCTGCTTACAGCCCTATGATTGATTGTGAttcagttggcggggactagagacggggccttcttggtggtggcccctcagctctaGTATGTCCTCTCAGAAGAGCTTCATTATGCTCTCTCCCTCAaggttttaaaagaagttttaacTGATCTTTTATCAATACTATACTGTTTAGTATTTTGTCGTTGTTAACTATATACTGGGTTTTTTTGCTATTGGAAGCCGCTCCAAATGTGACATTTTTAACCTGATggctctcttctcttccccactcCTTCCCCTTCATCTTTTCAGTGCTTGGCGCAGGCCGTGGCAAGAAGCTGCTTGCCGATTTGTACCACGCTCATCTCACCAGGGTACGCCTCTAATTTTATCCCTGTCAAAAGGAGAGTTACAACTCATTACAAGCcatattccctctaacagagattcccagatgttgtggactgcaactcccagaatccctagctgcagtagcttttgcttggggattctgggagttgcagtccacaacatctgggaatccctgttagagggg includes these proteins:
- the COQ4 gene encoding ubiquinone biosynthesis protein COQ4 homolog, mitochondrial isoform X2, coding for MGLLLPRRAQSFLPGVVNLRRVFASCMITGRTGPRCSASQSSAADSPMEEEKYCPLYPGHIPTTPLQKALLAAGSACMALYDPYRHDMVAVLGETTGYLALQKLRERMRNDPEGYRILQERPRIRLSTLDISGLRALPDGTFGREYVRFLDDNVSPDTRMPAKFVDDEELAYVVQRYREVHDLMHTLLGMPTNMLGEVVVKWFEAVQTGLPMCILGAVFGPVRLNARKLRILTTELIPWAVRSGNNAGCILNFYYEHRWEQTVESLRDEMGIFPPPTMCA
- the COQ4 gene encoding ubiquinone biosynthesis protein COQ4 homolog, mitochondrial isoform X1, which codes for MGLLLPRRAQSFLPGVVNLRRVFASCMITGRTGPRCSASQSSAADSPMEEEKYCPLYPGHIPTTPLQKALLAAGSACMALYDPYRHDMVAVLGETTGYLALQKLRERMRNDPEGYRILQERPRIRLSTLDISGLRALPDGTFGREYVRFLDDNKVSPDTRMPAKFVDDEELAYVVQRYREVHDLMHTLLGMPTNMLGEVVVKWFEAVQTGLPMCILGAVFGPVRLNARKLRILTTELIPWAVRSGNNAGCILNFYYEHRWEQTVESLRDEMGIFPPPTMCA